Proteins encoded by one window of Blautia argi:
- a CDS encoding Gfo/Idh/MocA family protein, translated as MVVKYGVVGVGYFGAELARILKKLDDAEVTVVYDPDNGQKIADELGCEAAASLDELVAREDVDTVVVATPNYLHKEPVIKAAQHGKNVFCEKPIALCYEDCDEMVRACDENKVTFMAGHIMNFFHGVQRAKELINEGVIGKVLYCHSARNGWEDVQPSVSWKKIREKSGGHLYHHIHELDCVQFIMGGMPEAVTMTGGNVAHVGENFGDEDDMLFINAEFSDNRFAVMEWGSAFHWPEHYLLIQGTKGAIKLDMFDAGCTLKVDGKEEHFLLHETKEEDDNRTSIYHGTEMDGAIQYGNPDKIPPLWLQGVMNKEMKYLNELMHGMEPSDEFRPLLTGEAARAAIATADACTKSRFENRKVALSEIIGK; from the coding sequence ATGGTAGTAAAATATGGAGTAGTAGGTGTAGGATATTTTGGAGCGGAGTTGGCAAGAATTTTAAAGAAACTGGACGATGCAGAAGTGACAGTTGTATATGACCCGGATAATGGTCAGAAAATTGCCGATGAACTTGGCTGTGAGGCGGCAGCTTCCTTAGACGAACTGGTAGCAAGAGAAGATGTAGATACAGTTGTAGTCGCTACACCAAATTATTTACATAAAGAGCCGGTTATTAAGGCAGCACAGCATGGAAAGAATGTATTCTGTGAGAAACCCATTGCCCTTTGTTATGAGGATTGCGATGAAATGGTTCGAGCTTGTGATGAAAATAAAGTGACTTTTATGGCAGGACATATTATGAACTTTTTCCATGGAGTACAGAGAGCAAAAGAGTTAATTAATGAAGGGGTAATCGGAAAAGTTTTATATTGTCATTCTGCAAGGAATGGTTGGGAAGATGTACAACCGTCTGTATCATGGAAAAAAATCAGAGAGAAATCAGGCGGACACTTGTATCATCACATTCATGAATTGGACTGTGTGCAGTTTATTATGGGCGGTATGCCGGAAGCTGTTACCATGACAGGCGGCAATGTAGCTCATGTGGGAGAAAATTTTGGTGATGAAGACGATATGCTGTTCATCAACGCAGAGTTTTCTGATAATCGCTTCGCAGTCATGGAATGGGGTTCTGCTTTCCACTGGCCAGAGCATTATCTGTTAATTCAGGGAACAAAGGGTGCAATCAAATTGGATATGTTTGATGCCGGTTGTACTTTAAAGGTTGATGGAAAGGAAGAACATTTCCTGCTCCACGAAACAAAAGAAGAAGATGATAACCGAACAAGTATCTATCACGGAACAGAAATGGACGGTGCAATCCAGTATGGTAATCCGGATAAAATCCCACCACTGTGGCTGCAGGGTGTTATGAATAAAGAGATGAAATACCTCAATGAATTAATGCATGGAATGGAACCCTCTGACGAATTCAGACCACTTCTGACAGGTGAAGCTGCAAGGGCAGCCATTGCTACAGCTGATGCCTGCACCAAGTCAAGATTTGAAAACAGAAAAGTAGCGTTAAGTGAAATTATAGGAAAATAA
- a CDS encoding carbohydrate ABC transporter permease, with the protein MKHTGKRDLTRWLFVLPAIIVVCALFLYPICSSVFYSFTNKNLIRPTYSFVGFDNYVTILTDKAFWNSFFNSLKWTIFSLAGQLLVGFTAALALNRVKHLKGVYKTLLIIPWAFPSIVIAFSWKWILNGVYGILPNLLVQWGICDETPQFLTEKTLAFVVLVLINIWFGAPMIMVNVLSALQTVPQDQYEAAEIDGAKKWQSFLYITVPHIKIVMGLLVVLRTVWIFNNFDIIYLITGGGPAGSTQTVPLYAYDMGWGTKLLGQSSAVTVLLFIFMMIICIGYFAIIGRWEKEDK; encoded by the coding sequence ATGAAACATACAGGGAAGAGAGATTTAACAAGATGGCTATTTGTATTACCGGCTATTATTGTTGTATGCGCCTTATTCCTTTATCCTATTTGTTCAAGTGTTTTTTACAGTTTTACAAATAAGAATCTGATAAGACCAACCTACAGTTTTGTGGGATTTGACAATTATGTCACAATTCTTACAGATAAAGCGTTTTGGAACTCATTTTTTAACTCATTAAAATGGACAATTTTCTCTTTGGCAGGACAGCTTCTGGTAGGATTTACAGCAGCTCTGGCATTGAACAGGGTAAAGCACTTAAAAGGTGTATATAAGACTTTATTGATTATACCATGGGCATTTCCATCTATTGTTATTGCTTTTTCATGGAAATGGATTTTAAACGGTGTATATGGGATTTTGCCAAATCTTTTAGTACAATGGGGAATCTGTGATGAAACACCTCAGTTTTTAACAGAAAAAACATTGGCATTTGTGGTGCTGGTTTTGATAAACATATGGTTTGGTGCACCCATGATTATGGTTAATGTGTTGTCGGCATTGCAGACGGTTCCGCAAGACCAATATGAGGCGGCAGAGATTGACGGTGCAAAAAAATGGCAGTCATTCCTTTATATTACGGTGCCTCATATCAAGATTGTTATGGGACTTCTTGTAGTTCTCCGTACTGTATGGATATTTAATAACTTTGATATTATTTATCTGATTACCGGAGGCGGACCGGCAGGCTCCACACAGACAGTACCTTTATATGCATATGATATGGGCTGGGGAACAAAATTATTAGGACAGTCATCGGCAGTAACCGTTCTATTGTTTATCTTTATGATGATTATATGCATTGGATACTTTGCAATTATCGGACGTTGGGAAAAGGAGGATAAGTAA
- a CDS encoding ABC transporter substrate-binding protein, whose amino-acid sequence MKKKLALLLAGILTLGSFAGCGGDSGNGNEEPKSSVNADGELEGDITFWHSFTQGGRLDTIQAAADKFMEENPKVNIKIETFSWNDFYTKWTTGLASGNVPDMSTALVGHVTEMINSDALVPLNDLIDDIGRDKFSENAINEGTVDGNNYSIPLYSHAMVMWVRKDLLEQNGLEVPKTWDELYETAKKLTKDGVYGLSFPCGSNDFQATNFLNFYVRSGGGSLLNDDLTANLTSDLAIKGINYWLKVYEDCSPKDSVNYDVLDQATLYYQGKTAFDFNSGFQIGGVQQNSPDLLQYVDCYPIPTIDGSEQKGITTSNQPIVVWKNSKHPDICKEFIKTLYEEENYLDFLASQPVGMLPSISGIEDLDAYKNNETIQQFQHAEEVISSQIPGGTAIGFEHGPNLQAGLIVNQHVIEEMFQDIITNGTDVETAAKAAEEELNTLFKAAAQ is encoded by the coding sequence ATGAAAAAGAAACTTGCATTATTGTTAGCCGGAATTTTAACATTAGGGTCTTTTGCAGGCTGCGGAGGTGATTCAGGAAATGGAAACGAAGAACCGAAAAGCTCTGTAAATGCAGATGGAGAGCTGGAGGGTGATATTACGTTTTGGCATTCCTTTACGCAGGGTGGAAGATTAGATACCATTCAGGCAGCAGCAGATAAGTTTATGGAAGAAAACCCGAAAGTAAATATTAAGATTGAAACCTTTTCCTGGAATGACTTTTATACAAAATGGACAACAGGACTCGCGTCAGGAAATGTACCGGATATGAGTACTGCCTTAGTTGGACATGTAACAGAGATGATTAATTCAGATGCATTAGTTCCTTTGAATGATTTAATTGATGATATCGGAAGAGATAAGTTTTCAGAAAACGCAATCAATGAAGGTACGGTAGACGGCAACAATTATTCCATTCCATTATATTCTCATGCAATGGTTATGTGGGTAAGAAAGGATTTGCTGGAACAAAATGGGCTGGAAGTTCCTAAAACATGGGACGAGTTGTATGAAACAGCCAAAAAGCTGACAAAGGACGGTGTTTACGGTTTATCCTTCCCGTGCGGTTCCAATGATTTTCAGGCAACAAACTTCCTGAATTTCTATGTCAGAAGCGGTGGTGGAAGCCTTTTAAATGATGATTTGACAGCAAACTTAACCAGTGACTTGGCAATTAAAGGAATTAACTATTGGTTGAAGGTTTATGAAGACTGTTCACCAAAAGATTCTGTAAATTATGATGTTTTAGACCAGGCAACCTTATATTATCAGGGAAAAACAGCTTTTGATTTTAATTCAGGTTTCCAGATTGGCGGTGTTCAGCAGAACTCTCCTGATTTATTACAGTATGTGGACTGTTACCCAATTCCTACTATAGACGGAAGCGAACAAAAAGGAATTACAACCTCTAATCAGCCGATTGTAGTATGGAAAAATTCAAAACACCCGGATATTTGTAAAGAATTTATCAAGACTTTGTACGAAGAAGAAAATTACTTGGATTTCCTGGCATCTCAGCCAGTAGGTATGCTTCCATCCATTTCGGGTATTGAAGATTTAGATGCATACAAAAACAATGAAACCATTCAGCAGTTCCAGCATGCAGAGGAAGTTATCAGTTCTCAGATTCCAGGAGGAACAGCAATTGGATTTGAACATGGTCCGAATCTTCAGGCAGGATTGATTGTAAATCAGCATGTTATAGAAGAAATGTTCCAGGATATTATTACCAATGGAACTGATGTGGAAACAGCGGCAAAGGCAGCAGAAGAGGAATTAAATACCTTATTTAAGGCAGCCGCACAATAA
- a CDS encoding AraC family transcriptional regulator, with product MKKGGEGTEKTYIEGVRINFLYVDKYSFGRAWYMPESKIPYSMLRYITAGKAIFIIDGKELVVEKNQVVYLPRGCVLSCHALGDTFSFTSIRFNMSVSYDGGDFLRDYYQMPEVLEDKGEKEYFDRIYGAIHSDGAERMFLVRGYLELLIGKIIGRAGKHEKQIEREVVGGAEVRTEQMDQRIQRVVDFMVLHPTENYTTARLCDMAGLGETRFRKLFKEQTGKSPGEYLRDMRMMVAGRRLLLSAESVSDIAYSVGYEDVNFFIRVFKKYFGVTPNQYRKISKE from the coding sequence ATGAAAAAGGGCGGAGAAGGAACCGAAAAAACGTATATTGAAGGGGTAAGAATTAATTTCCTTTATGTAGATAAATATTCATTTGGCAGAGCCTGGTATATGCCGGAGAGTAAAATCCCTTATAGTATGCTGCGTTATATTACGGCAGGAAAGGCGATTTTTATTATTGATGGGAAGGAACTTGTGGTGGAGAAAAACCAGGTTGTTTATCTTCCAAGGGGCTGCGTGCTGTCCTGTCATGCTTTGGGAGATACATTCTCTTTTACAAGCATACGGTTTAATATGTCTGTTTCCTATGATGGAGGGGATTTTCTGAGAGATTATTATCAGATGCCGGAAGTATTGGAAGATAAGGGAGAAAAAGAATATTTTGACAGGATTTATGGGGCTATACATTCTGATGGAGCAGAGAGAATGTTTCTGGTTCGAGGATATCTGGAACTGTTGATTGGGAAAATTATCGGAAGGGCAGGAAAACATGAGAAACAAATAGAACGGGAAGTAGTGGGTGGTGCAGAAGTCAGAACAGAGCAAATGGATCAGAGAATCCAGCGAGTTGTGGACTTTATGGTACTGCATCCTACAGAAAATTATACAACTGCAAGGTTATGTGATATGGCAGGTCTGGGAGAAACCAGATTTCGCAAGCTTTTTAAAGAACAGACTGGGAAAAGCCCGGGAGAATATCTTAGAGATATGCGTATGATGGTAGCAGGAAGACGACTGCTTTTATCAGCAGAAAGTGTCAGTGATATTGCATATAGTGTAGGGTATGAAGATGTTAATTTTTTTATCCGTGTATTTAAAAAATATTTTGGTGTGACTCCAAATCAGTATAGGAAAATATCTAAGGAATAG
- a CDS encoding GIY-YIG nuclease family protein codes for MNYTYIVRCGDGTLYTGWTNCLEKRIACHNAGKGAKYTRVRLPVELVYYEEFLTKQEAMSREAGIKKMSRKEKDRLIERGGKKV; via the coding sequence GTGAACTATACATATATTGTACGGTGCGGCGACGGTACACTTTATACAGGGTGGACAAACTGTCTGGAGAAACGAATTGCCTGCCATAATGCAGGGAAAGGGGCAAAATATACCAGGGTGCGGCTTCCGGTGGAGCTGGTGTATTATGAGGAGTTTCTGACAAAGCAGGAGGCTATGAGCCGGGAGGCAGGGATAAAAAAAATGAGCAGGAAGGAAAAGGACAGGCTGATAGAGAGAGGCGGGAAGAAGGTATGA
- a CDS encoding M23 family metallopeptidase, whose amino-acid sequence MSKKGKIRAALGGLLALTLVVTCVTVYQSGSKSTPNEKEFVKENQEDSVDQAIKTEERDEEETEDVNTSDVEGTKTVEEEQDTATEDSAEQEALPEDTDKEESAEEAQAETDAEAQVAQDVAAQAQNQAGVAAAPDINFTESSLMEWPVNGQVVLDYNMDNTVYFPTLNVYKLNPAVAISAEVGAPVAAVANGKIVSVLENEETGTTVTVDMGNGYQAVYGQLKDVPFQAEEYVTAGAVLGYINEPTKYYTEEGANLYFALSKDGVSLDPMEYLP is encoded by the coding sequence ATGAGTAAAAAAGGGAAAATTCGTGCCGCCCTGGGAGGGTTACTGGCACTGACACTGGTAGTTACCTGTGTGACTGTATATCAGTCCGGGAGTAAAAGCACACCGAATGAGAAAGAATTTGTTAAGGAGAACCAGGAGGATTCTGTTGACCAGGCAATAAAAACAGAAGAACGGGACGAAGAAGAAACCGAAGATGTGAATACATCTGATGTGGAAGGAACAAAGACAGTAGAGGAAGAACAGGATACTGCAACAGAAGATTCAGCAGAGCAGGAAGCTTTGCCAGAGGATACAGACAAGGAAGAGTCAGCAGAAGAAGCACAGGCAGAAACAGACGCAGAGGCGCAGGTAGCCCAGGACGTGGCAGCGCAGGCACAGAATCAGGCAGGTGTGGCAGCAGCGCCGGATATTAATTTTACGGAAAGCTCTCTTATGGAGTGGCCGGTAAACGGACAGGTTGTGCTGGATTATAACATGGACAATACTGTTTACTTTCCTACGTTGAATGTGTACAAGCTGAATCCGGCTGTGGCAATTTCAGCAGAAGTTGGCGCTCCGGTAGCCGCTGTTGCCAATGGAAAAATTGTATCTGTACTGGAAAATGAAGAAACAGGCACAACAGTGACTGTAGATATGGGAAATGGTTATCAGGCAGTGTACGGACAGTTAAAGGACGTACCGTTCCAGGCAGAAGAATATGTGACAGCAGGAGCTGTCCTTGGGTATATCAATGAGCCTACCAAATATTATACAGAGGAAGGGGCAAATCTTTACTTTGCATTAAGTAAGGATGGCGTATCCCTTGACCCTATGGAATATTTACCGTAA
- a CDS encoding SpoIID/LytB domain-containing protein, producing the protein MSKKKESCIFAAVLFPVLPWIFTVILLGREACPFSKKPDIEAYAAPVAASQISWEYGEEAICAQVVLARTNLYANPDEQEEMIQNAARYIKKKHMNGERLQQYKRFQRAARETKGQVLKKNGELREMPYHALSAGKTRDGKEVLGERFSYVPSVETTKDINSPLYVEGCYFTQKELEKELKALYPGFQMGEGIVEIKSADGAGYVMEIQIGNQVFQGEQVREILKLPSSCFTIQKIEEQVRFLCKGVGHGLGMSQYTAHQMALEGKNYKEILGYFFPEMKVEDVGKETP; encoded by the coding sequence ATGAGCAAAAAAAAGGAATCATGTATTTTCGCAGCAGTGCTGTTTCCTGTACTGCCCTGGATTTTTACGGTTATTCTCCTGGGACGGGAGGCATGTCCATTCAGTAAAAAGCCGGATATAGAAGCGTATGCTGCACCTGTGGCAGCGTCGCAGATTTCCTGGGAATATGGGGAGGAAGCCATTTGCGCGCAGGTGGTTCTTGCCAGAACGAATTTGTATGCAAACCCTGATGAACAGGAAGAAATGATACAAAACGCTGCCCGGTATATTAAAAAGAAGCATATGAATGGGGAGAGGCTGCAGCAATATAAGCGCTTTCAAAGAGCAGCCCGAGAAACAAAAGGACAGGTGCTAAAGAAAAACGGAGAACTCCGGGAAATGCCGTATCATGCCCTGAGCGCAGGAAAAACAAGGGACGGAAAAGAGGTTTTAGGGGAACGTTTTTCTTATGTGCCGTCTGTGGAAACAACAAAGGATATAAACAGTCCTCTTTATGTGGAGGGCTGTTATTTTACGCAAAAAGAGCTGGAAAAAGAATTGAAGGCGCTCTATCCCGGCTTTCAGATGGGAGAGGGAATTGTGGAAATAAAATCTGCAGACGGAGCAGGATATGTCATGGAGATACAGATTGGAAATCAGGTATTTCAGGGGGAGCAGGTACGGGAAATTTTGAAGCTGCCGTCCTCCTGCTTCACCATACAGAAAATAGAGGAGCAGGTGCGGTTCTTGTGTAAAGGCGTGGGACATGGGCTGGGTATGAGCCAGTACACGGCACATCAGATGGCATTGGAAGGGAAAAATTATAAGGAAATTTTAGGATATTTTTTTCCGGAAATGAAAGTGGAAGATGTGGGAAAGGAAACTCCGTAA
- a CDS encoding class I SAM-dependent methyltransferase, producing the protein MRSYQITEWSHELFRLQVKPGGTYIDATMGNGHDTQFLCELAGETGKVLAFDIQEQALETTEKRLLEAGLRERAGLVLDSHIHMENYVEAETVDGIYFNFGYLPGGKHELATKADTSVLAVESGLKLLKKGGVMALCIYSGGDTGFEEKDRILEFLKNLDSRKYIVIVNQYYNRENNPPIPAFVVKKG; encoded by the coding sequence ATGAGGTCATATCAGATTACAGAGTGGAGTCATGAACTTTTTCGTTTGCAGGTAAAACCGGGCGGAACCTATATTGACGCGACTATGGGAAACGGACACGACACACAGTTTTTGTGTGAACTGGCAGGAGAAACAGGAAAAGTTTTGGCTTTTGATATTCAGGAACAGGCGCTTGAAACTACGGAGAAGCGGCTTTTGGAAGCAGGGCTTCGGGAGCGCGCCGGTCTGGTTTTGGACAGCCATATTCATATGGAAAATTATGTAGAGGCAGAAACCGTGGACGGGATTTACTTTAATTTCGGATACCTTCCCGGTGGAAAACATGAGCTGGCAACCAAGGCAGACACCAGTGTTCTGGCAGTGGAATCAGGGCTGAAGCTTTTAAAAAAGGGCGGTGTTATGGCTCTTTGCATCTATAGCGGCGGAGATACAGGATTTGAAGAAAAAGACCGGATTCTGGAATTTCTGAAAAACCTGGACAGCCGAAAGTATATTGTCATTGTGAATCAGTATTATAATCGGGAAAATAACCCGCCGATTCCGGCATTTGTAGTGAAAAAGGGATAG
- a CDS encoding O-acetylhomoserine aminocarboxypropyltransferase/cysteine synthase family protein: protein MSREYRIETKCIQSGWKPKKGEPRQMPIYQSTTFKYDTTDEMGRLFDLKDNGYFYTRCQNPTNDFVAAKIADLEGGVAAVLTSSGQAANFYAVFNICEAGDHVICASAIYGGTLNVLGVTAKKMGIECTFIDVDAPAEELEKAFRPNTKAVVAETIANPSLVVLDIEKMANLAHSHGVPLIVDNTFATPVNCNPFQWGADIITHSTTKYMDGHAAQVGGAIVDSGNFDWEAHAEKFPGLTQPDESYHGVVYTKQFGKAAYITKINAQLMRDLGSIPSPMNCFILNLGLESMVLRVERHCYNAQKTAEYLEAHPLVSKVNYPGLPGDKYYELAQKYMPKGTCGVISFELKGGREAAVKFMDSLKLASIVTHVADAKTSVLHPASHTHRQLNDEQLVAAGVSPGMIRLSVGIEHIEDILEDLEQALAASEK, encoded by the coding sequence ATGAGCAGAGAATATCGTATTGAAACAAAATGTATCCAGTCCGGCTGGAAACCGAAAAAAGGCGAACCAAGACAGATGCCGATTTATCAGAGTACCACCTTTAAGTATGATACTACAGATGAAATGGGCAGATTGTTTGACTTAAAGGATAACGGTTATTTTTATACACGCTGCCAGAATCCTACCAATGATTTTGTTGCAGCAAAAATTGCAGATTTGGAGGGCGGCGTGGCTGCTGTTTTGACTTCTTCCGGTCAGGCTGCCAATTTCTACGCAGTGTTTAACATCTGTGAGGCAGGAGATCATGTTATCTGCGCTTCAGCCATTTACGGCGGTACTTTGAACGTATTGGGTGTTACGGCAAAGAAGATGGGAATTGAATGTACGTTTATTGACGTAGATGCACCGGCAGAAGAACTGGAAAAAGCTTTCCGTCCAAATACAAAGGCGGTTGTGGCAGAAACCATTGCAAACCCTTCTTTGGTAGTTCTGGATATAGAGAAAATGGCGAACCTGGCTCACAGTCATGGAGTTCCGCTGATTGTGGACAATACCTTTGCTACACCGGTAAACTGTAATCCATTTCAGTGGGGAGCAGATATTATCACACATTCTACCACAAAATATATGGACGGACATGCAGCACAGGTAGGCGGCGCCATTGTGGACAGCGGAAATTTTGACTGGGAAGCACACGCAGAAAAATTCCCGGGACTGACACAGCCGGACGAATCTTATCATGGAGTTGTATATACCAAACAGTTTGGAAAAGCGGCTTATATTACAAAAATTAATGCACAGCTTATGCGAGATTTGGGTTCTATCCCATCTCCGATGAACTGCTTTATTTTGAATCTGGGATTGGAATCCATGGTGCTGAGAGTGGAAAGACACTGCTATAATGCACAGAAAACAGCGGAATACCTGGAAGCGCACCCTCTGGTAAGCAAGGTAAACTATCCGGGACTTCCGGGAGATAAGTATTATGAACTGGCACAGAAATATATGCCAAAGGGAACCTGCGGCGTTATTTCCTTTGAGTTAAAGGGTGGAAGAGAAGCGGCTGTGAAATTCATGGACAGCCTGAAACTGGCGTCCATTGTTACCCATGTAGCTGACGCAAAGACCAGTGTTCTGCACCCGGCAAGCCATACCCACAGACAGTTGAATGATGAGCAGCTTGTGGCAGCAGGAGTATCTCCGGGAATGATTCGTCTGTCTGTAGGAATTGAACATATTGAGGATATTTTGGAGGATTTGGAGCAGGCGCTTGCAGCCAGTGAGAAATAG
- a CDS encoding MATE family efflux transporter, translating to MKKKIDLLNGPIAGTLARLAFPIMGTSFIQMGYNLVDMIWIGRLGSGAVAAVGAAGMFMWLANGVTTIPRIGGQVTVGHKLGAGDKAAAAEYARGALRMGAFLGILYGIISLLLNNQLIAFFQLNSLKVIWDARLYLMITCGLVVFSFLDQVLGGILAAMGNTVTTFRVTTIGLLINLILDPVLIFGVGPIPRLEVAGAAMATVLAQVIVFVLYLRAVWHEPVIFANLHLFVKTRKEYVKEMVKIGFPPAIQDSLFSSISMVIARLIAGWGDAAVAVQKVGSQIESISWMMAGGFSTAVNAFIAQNYGAGKGERIRKGYRTALVIMAVWGAFTSFLLLVFPEFFFRIFITEEEVIPMGVDYLRIIGISEIFMCLEGAATGAFQGMGKTVPPSVTGIVFNTLRIPTAMLLSATALELNGVWWALSLSCVLKGTVLPVWFALVFRKFYKNYKEMKGRSV from the coding sequence ATGAAAAAGAAAATAGATTTGTTAAATGGCCCTATAGCAGGAACTCTGGCAAGGCTGGCGTTTCCTATTATGGGGACTTCTTTCATACAAATGGGGTATAACCTGGTTGATATGATATGGATTGGAAGACTGGGAAGCGGTGCGGTAGCGGCAGTTGGCGCGGCGGGTATGTTTATGTGGCTGGCAAACGGCGTGACTACGATTCCCAGGATTGGCGGACAAGTGACCGTGGGGCATAAGCTGGGCGCAGGAGATAAAGCGGCAGCAGCAGAATATGCAAGAGGAGCGCTCAGAATGGGAGCGTTTCTGGGAATTCTATACGGAATTATCAGTTTGCTTCTGAATAACCAGTTGATTGCATTTTTTCAGTTAAATAGTCTAAAGGTTATCTGGGACGCCAGATTGTATCTGATGATTACCTGCGGTCTGGTAGTGTTTTCCTTTTTAGACCAGGTGCTTGGAGGAATTCTGGCAGCTATGGGAAACACGGTTACAACCTTTCGGGTAACCACCATAGGTTTGTTGATTAATTTGATTTTAGATCCTGTACTGATATTTGGAGTGGGGCCGATTCCGAGGCTGGAGGTAGCCGGAGCCGCTATGGCAACTGTCCTGGCACAGGTGATTGTATTTGTGTTGTATTTGCGGGCAGTATGGCATGAACCGGTTATTTTTGCCAACCTGCATTTGTTTGTGAAAACCAGAAAAGAATATGTAAAGGAAATGGTGAAAATAGGATTTCCGCCGGCAATACAGGATTCCCTGTTTTCCTCTATTTCCATGGTCATTGCCCGTCTGATTGCAGGCTGGGGTGATGCCGCCGTTGCGGTGCAGAAGGTGGGAAGCCAGATTGAGTCCATTTCCTGGATGATGGCAGGAGGATTTTCTACTGCGGTCAATGCCTTTATTGCACAGAACTATGGTGCGGGAAAAGGCGAGAGAATTCGGAAGGGATACCGCACAGCCCTGGTGATTATGGCGGTGTGGGGCGCATTTACCAGCTTTTTGCTTCTGGTGTTTCCGGAATTTTTCTTCCGCATTTTTATTACCGAGGAAGAGGTTATTCCTATGGGTGTGGATTACCTCCGGATTATAGGAATTTCTGAAATTTTTATGTGTCTGGAAGGAGCGGCAACCGGAGCGTTCCAGGGTATGGGAAAAACGGTTCCGCCTTCTGTGACAGGAATTGTGTTTAATACTCTGCGTATTCCTACAGCCATGCTGCTTTCTGCAACTGCTCTGGAATTAAACGGAGTTTGGTGGGCGCTTAGCCTTTCCTGCGTATTAAAGGGAACCGTACTTCCGGTATGGTTTGCTCTTGTATTCAGGAAATTCTATAAAAATTATAAGGAAATGAAAGGAAGGTCTGTATGA
- a CDS encoding DUF6062 family protein translates to MKEKIYTIPLMDAFRAQDECPFCFIERNLEQHAIDFVLGSGASYMEDDVRAETDKMGFCRTHYKKMFDYGNRLGTGLILTTHFKKKNEELKQQIKMFSPAKASMLGHFKKTKVDSENPRTNIGAWVKEQTSTCYICDYYRSTYNRYLDTFFELYRKNPEFRELFQNSKGFCIPHFADLVETGDTLLSDKEKQSFYTDLFALMTENLQRVTDDLEWFCDKFDYKNKDADWKTSKDAIQRGMQKAAGGYPADPVYKAEK, encoded by the coding sequence ATGAAAGAAAAAATTTACACAATCCCTCTTATGGACGCTTTCCGCGCCCAGGACGAATGTCCCTTCTGCTTTATTGAGCGGAATCTGGAACAGCACGCCATAGATTTTGTGCTGGGTTCCGGTGCTTCTTATATGGAAGACGATGTCCGTGCCGAAACAGATAAAATGGGGTTTTGCCGCACACATTATAAAAAAATGTTTGACTATGGAAACCGTCTTGGCACAGGTCTGATCCTCACCACCCATTTCAAAAAGAAAAACGAAGAGCTGAAACAGCAGATAAAAATGTTCTCCCCTGCCAAGGCTTCCATGCTGGGGCATTTCAAAAAAACAAAAGTAGATTCTGAGAACCCTCGTACCAACATTGGCGCCTGGGTAAAAGAACAGACCTCCACCTGCTATATCTGTGATTATTACCGCAGTACCTACAACCGTTATCTGGATACCTTCTTTGAACTCTATCGCAAGAATCCGGAGTTCCGGGAACTCTTTCAAAATAGCAAAGGTTTCTGTATCCCCCATTTTGCAGATTTAGTAGAAACAGGGGATACGCTTCTTTCAGACAAAGAAAAGCAAAGCTTCTATACTGACCTTTTTGCTCTTATGACCGAAAACCTTCAGCGGGTGACCGATGACCTGGAGTGGTTCTGCGACAAATTTGACTATAAAAACAAAGATGCGGACTGGAAAACCTCCAAAGATGCAATCCAGCGCGGTATGCAAAAAGCAGCCGGCGGCTATCCTGCAGACCCGGTATACAAAGCTGAAAAATAA